The Deltaproteobacteria bacterium genome includes a region encoding these proteins:
- the murD gene encoding UDP-N-acetylmuramoyl-L-alanine--D-glutamate ligase, whose protein sequence is MDIFGKKILVVGLARSGDAAARFCLGRGAVVTVADAASSPTLAERAEKLRALGITVVLGSQEDELFHAADIIVLSPGVPHTLAPIVEAKKRGALVMGEMELACRFVEADLIAVSGTNGKTTCTTLLSKMLEKTFANVLLGGNIGDPLIGYADRSEKADCAAVEVSSFQLDTIIDFHPLVSILLNVTDDHQDRYSGMKDYAASKERLFLNQTENDFAVLNGKDGYIREMAPRIKAKKFFFAGRRENEAGADIHRDRIEFFLPGGANWTLSLEKMSLAGEHNRENVAAAALGAYLAGAKAQGIQAALDEFTGLAHRLEFVAEINGVRYYDDSKGTNVDAVLRALEGFDEPLVLIMGGRDKASDFTVLRDMVQKKVKLLILAGEAGPVIGKALSGTTAIETAPNVPEAVRMAARAAKPGWVVLLSPGCASFDAYNSYAERGRDFCRAVRSLVQ, encoded by the coding sequence TTGGACATCTTCGGAAAAAAGATACTCGTGGTGGGGCTTGCCAGAAGCGGCGACGCGGCGGCCCGTTTCTGCCTGGGGCGCGGTGCGGTGGTCACCGTGGCGGACGCAGCGTCCTCCCCCACCCTTGCCGAAAGGGCGGAAAAACTCCGCGCCCTGGGTATCACGGTTGTTCTGGGCTCCCAGGAGGACGAGCTTTTTCACGCTGCCGATATAATCGTGTTGAGCCCCGGAGTTCCCCACACCCTGGCCCCCATCGTGGAGGCGAAAAAAAGGGGCGCTCTGGTGATGGGCGAAATGGAGCTCGCCTGCCGTTTCGTAGAGGCCGACCTGATAGCGGTTTCCGGTACGAACGGCAAGACCACATGCACGACGCTTTTGTCCAAAATGCTGGAAAAGACCTTCGCCAACGTGCTTTTGGGCGGCAACATCGGCGACCCCCTTATCGGCTACGCGGACCGGAGCGAGAAGGCCGACTGCGCGGCTGTGGAGGTGTCGAGTTTTCAGCTCGACACCATAATCGACTTTCACCCCCTTGTGTCGATTCTCCTGAACGTGACGGACGATCACCAGGACCGCTATTCCGGCATGAAAGATTACGCGGCCTCCAAGGAAAGGCTCTTTCTCAACCAGACCGAAAACGATTTCGCCGTGTTGAACGGCAAGGACGGCTACATAAGGGAAATGGCCCCAAGGATCAAGGCGAAGAAGTTTTTCTTCGCGGGCCGTCGGGAAAACGAGGCCGGGGCGGACATCCACAGGGACCGCATCGAATTTTTCCTTCCGGGAGGCGCGAACTGGACGCTCTCGCTGGAAAAGATGAGCCTCGCGGGCGAACACAACCGGGAAAACGTGGCGGCGGCGGCCCTTGGGGCCTATCTTGCGGGCGCGAAAGCCCAGGGCATCCAGGCCGCCCTGGACGAGTTCACGGGCCTGGCCCACCGCCTGGAATTCGTGGCCGAAATCAACGGCGTCCGCTACTACGATGACAGCAAGGGAACCAACGTGGACGCGGTTCTCCGCGCCCTGGAGGGCTTCGACGAGCCCCTGGTGCTCATAATGGGGGGGCGCGACAAGGCCAGCGATTTCACCGTGCTAAGGGACATGGTCCAAAAAAAGGTGAAGCTCCTGATTCTCGCCGGGGAGGCCGGGCCGGTCATCGGCAAGGCCCTTTCGGGAACCACCGCCATAGAGACCGCGCCGAACGTGCCGGAGGCAGTGAGGATGGCGGCGCGGGCAGCAAAACCGGGCTGGGTGGTGCTCCTGTCTCCTGGATGCGCCAGCTTCGACGCCTACAACTCCTACGCGGAAAGAGGGAGGGACTTCTGCCGGGCCGTGCGCAGCCTGGTTCAATAG
- a CDS encoding UDP-N-acetylmuramoyl-tripeptide--D-alanyl-D-alanine ligase, giving the protein MAMWTKAEILAAIEGRVIKEGPVSEFTGICLDSRLVRPGDIFIPIVGERHDAHAFIAEVAAKGASLIIVEEKRTGALPEGVTIIAVPDTTLALGRLAAHHRRKMAARILCLTGTNGKTTTKEMLFLIFSAVFATLKTKGNFNNHIGLPLTLLELRPEHAWALVEAGMNHPGEIAYLTGIAKPDIGLVNNVGPGHLEGVGSVEGVALAKKELIDGMESGIAVLNADDPWVSAMAKGFRGRVIFFGLGEKADVRATDLALTEEGQTFTLRFPESSVSVRLKAFGRHMVENAAAAAAAGYAAGIDPKIIAEALGRFEPVAGRLAPKPLESGVYLLDDTYNANPSSMAAALETLVSIKKDGRAVAILGDMFELGADSRKEHEKLGRLVARLGIDLVFVAGENARHVVAGAVGAGMDEKRIMASDREGISAAAGRALRPGDRVLVKGSRGMAMEKVLEYLAQADSAR; this is encoded by the coding sequence ATGGCCATGTGGACAAAAGCCGAAATTCTTGCCGCCATCGAGGGCAGGGTGATCAAGGAAGGGCCGGTTTCGGAATTCACCGGAATCTGCCTGGATTCGCGCCTGGTCAGGCCCGGCGACATCTTCATCCCCATAGTGGGTGAGCGCCACGACGCCCACGCCTTCATCGCCGAAGTGGCCGCAAAGGGCGCGTCCCTGATAATCGTCGAGGAAAAACGCACTGGCGCCCTTCCCGAAGGGGTCACCATCATTGCGGTCCCGGACACGACCCTTGCGCTTGGCAGGCTTGCGGCCCATCACAGGCGGAAGATGGCGGCCAGAATACTGTGTCTTACAGGTACAAATGGCAAGACCACTACAAAGGAAATGCTTTTCCTCATTTTCTCGGCGGTTTTCGCCACCCTTAAAACCAAGGGCAATTTCAACAACCACATTGGCCTTCCCCTGACTCTCCTGGAGCTTCGCCCGGAGCACGCATGGGCCCTGGTGGAGGCGGGGATGAACCATCCGGGCGAGATCGCCTATCTTACGGGAATCGCAAAGCCCGACATCGGCCTTGTGAACAACGTGGGACCCGGCCACCTGGAAGGCGTGGGCAGCGTGGAGGGTGTGGCCCTGGCCAAAAAGGAGCTCATCGACGGGATGGAGTCCGGCATCGCCGTCTTAAACGCCGACGATCCCTGGGTTTCCGCCATGGCCAAGGGTTTTCGCGGAAGGGTTATCTTCTTCGGCCTGGGTGAAAAAGCGGACGTGCGGGCCACGGACCTTGCGCTCACCGAAGAAGGCCAGACCTTCACCCTCAGGTTTCCCGAAAGCTCCGTTTCCGTGAGACTGAAGGCCTTCGGACGCCACATGGTGGAAAACGCCGCCGCCGCAGCAGCAGCCGGGTATGCGGCTGGAATCGACCCCAAGATTATCGCCGAAGCCCTGGGGAGATTTGAACCGGTGGCTGGAAGGCTCGCTCCCAAACCCCTCGAAAGCGGCGTGTACCTGCTTGATGACACCTATAACGCGAACCCAAGCAGCATGGCGGCAGCCCTTGAAACCCTGGTCTCCATCAAAAAGGATGGCCGGGCCGTGGCGATTTTGGGCGACATGTTCGAGCTTGGGGCCGATTCACGAAAAGAGCACGAGAAGCTGGGTCGGCTGGTCGCAAGGCTTGGGATCGACCTGGTTTTCGTGGCCGGTGAAAACGCCCGCCACGTGGTTGCTGGCGCGGTGGGTGCCGGGATGGATGAGAAGAGAATCATGGCCTCGGACCGGGAGGGCATAAGCGCCGCTGCGGGCAGGGCTTTAAGGCCCGGAGACCGGGTTCTCGTGAAGGGCTCGCGGGGCATGGCCATGGAAAAGGTTCTCGAGTATCTGGCGCAGGCTGATTCTGCCCGCTGA
- a CDS encoding UDP-N-acetylmuramate--L-alanine ligase, producing the protein MYRKKYHIHFVGIGGIGMSGISEVLLSKGYLVSGSDLKSSDITRRLAALGGIIHEGHFAEHATGADVVVVSSAVAPNNPEVVAARNAGIPVIARAEMLAELMRLQFSVAVAGSHGKTTTTSMVATVLAAGGLDPTVVVGGKVKALGTNAVLGQGDYIVAGADESDGSFLKMSPTIAVVTNIDREHMDFYADLDEIKDCFARFLERLPFYGLAVLCLDCPSVQDIIPTVKRRMVTYGFSPQADFSALDVRSSGGGSVFAVSHKQELLGEITLGVPGRHNVSNALAAVAVGLELSVDFKTIAEALSGFQGVGRRLELKGERNGVMVIDDYGHHPTEIAATFAAIRDAWPRRRLVVVFQPHRYSRTKALFEDFSRAFYMADKLIMLPIYAASEKPMEGVDSRNLCASITRHGHKSAVAVSGKNEAIDILCAETRAGDMVLTLGAGDVWQVGAAFLEAGD; encoded by the coding sequence ATGTACCGGAAAAAGTATCACATCCACTTCGTGGGCATCGGCGGCATCGGCATGAGCGGCATAAGCGAGGTGCTTTTAAGCAAGGGCTACCTGGTGTCGGGAAGCGATCTCAAGTCGAGCGACATCACCCGCAGGCTGGCCGCCCTGGGCGGAATCATCCATGAGGGCCACTTTGCGGAGCACGCCACGGGGGCCGACGTTGTGGTGGTGTCCTCGGCGGTTGCCCCGAACAACCCGGAAGTGGTGGCGGCCAGGAACGCGGGCATCCCCGTTATCGCCAGGGCCGAGATGCTGGCCGAACTCATGCGGCTCCAGTTCTCCGTAGCGGTGGCCGGTTCACACGGGAAGACCACGACTACCAGCATGGTGGCCACGGTGCTGGCTGCGGGCGGCCTCGACCCCACGGTGGTGGTGGGGGGAAAGGTCAAGGCCCTGGGCACCAACGCGGTGCTTGGCCAGGGCGACTACATCGTGGCCGGGGCCGACGAGAGCGACGGCTCCTTTCTGAAAATGAGCCCAACCATAGCGGTTGTCACCAACATCGACCGCGAACACATGGATTTCTACGCCGACCTGGACGAGATCAAGGACTGCTTCGCCCGTTTCCTGGAGCGCCTGCCCTTCTACGGCCTTGCCGTGCTCTGCCTGGACTGCCCGTCGGTCCAGGACATCATCCCCACGGTCAAAAGGCGCATGGTGACCTACGGATTTTCGCCCCAGGCCGATTTCTCGGCCCTGGACGTGCGTTCATCGGGAGGGGGCAGCGTCTTTGCGGTGTCCCACAAGCAGGAGCTTTTGGGCGAAATCACCCTTGGCGTGCCGGGCCGCCACAACGTTTCCAACGCCCTTGCGGCGGTGGCCGTGGGCCTTGAGCTTTCGGTGGATTTCAAAACCATAGCCGAGGCCCTTTCCGGGTTCCAGGGCGTGGGCCGCAGGCTGGAGCTTAAAGGCGAGCGCAACGGTGTGATGGTGATAGACGATTACGGCCATCATCCCACCGAAATTGCCGCCACCTTCGCGGCCATACGCGACGCGTGGCCCAGGCGGCGGCTGGTGGTGGTTTTCCAGCCCCACCGGTACTCGCGCACCAAGGCCCTTTTCGAGGACTTCTCGCGGGCCTTCTACATGGCGGACAAGCTTATAATGCTGCCCATTTACGCGGCTTCCGAAAAGCCGATGGAAGGCGTGGACTCGAGAAACCTCTGCGCCAGCATAACCCGCCACGGCCACAAGAGCGCTGTTGCGGTGTCCGGCAAGAACGAGGCCATAGACATCCTTTGCGCGGAAACCAGGGCGGGCGACATGGTGCTCACCCTGGGAGCGGGCGACGTTTGGCAGGTGGGCGCGGCCTTTCTGGAAGCAGGGGACTAG
- the murG gene encoding undecaprenyldiphospho-muramoylpentapeptide beta-N-acetylglucosaminyltransferase, whose translation MAKPSHVGIIIAGGGTGGHLFPGIAVAQAAKRLDPGVRVLFVGTDKPFERDATQRAGFEHKSIAVEGLKRRSLWNKLIALVKLVGAIFTSFGIIWKFSPDIILGVGGYASAPCLLAGFLMGKKLAIQEQNVAPGITNKILGRLVGRIYASFNESGQFFPGSKILVTGNPVRLSFMDGLSGEKAPERTAAPAFTVLITGGSQGAHGMNVAVSEALKTEALRLAGISFIHQTGEADLAMMEEAYRDWGGRYVVQAFFHDMDRRYAATDLVVCRAGATTVAELTALGKPAVFVPFPFAADNHQEKNARALEASGAARVIIQKDLSGKVFADTVIELSENPSALREMAEASKRLGRPRAAMDIAADMAAWISGPEKPL comes from the coding sequence GTGGCCAAGCCCAGCCATGTAGGAATCATCATCGCGGGCGGCGGAACCGGGGGACACCTGTTCCCCGGCATCGCCGTTGCCCAGGCCGCGAAAAGGCTCGATCCCGGCGTGCGGGTGCTTTTCGTTGGCACGGACAAGCCCTTTGAAAGGGACGCAACCCAAAGGGCCGGGTTTGAGCACAAAAGCATAGCTGTGGAAGGACTCAAACGCAGGAGCCTTTGGAACAAGCTGATCGCCCTGGTGAAACTCGTCGGGGCGATTTTCACGTCTTTCGGAATTATCTGGAAATTTTCGCCTGACATCATTCTCGGAGTCGGTGGCTACGCTTCCGCCCCCTGCCTTCTGGCCGGATTCCTTATGGGGAAGAAACTTGCCATCCAGGAACAGAACGTGGCCCCCGGAATCACCAACAAGATTCTTGGGCGTCTTGTCGGCAGGATTTACGCCTCCTTTAATGAGAGCGGGCAGTTTTTTCCCGGCTCGAAAATCCTGGTGACCGGAAACCCGGTGCGCCTGTCCTTCATGGACGGATTGAGCGGTGAAAAGGCCCCTGAGCGCACCGCTGCCCCGGCCTTCACCGTTCTCATCACGGGAGGAAGCCAGGGCGCGCACGGCATGAACGTTGCCGTTTCCGAGGCCCTGAAAACCGAGGCGTTGAGGCTTGCGGGAATCTCTTTCATCCACCAGACCGGGGAAGCCGACCTTGCCATGATGGAAGAGGCCTATCGGGATTGGGGCGGCAGGTACGTGGTGCAGGCCTTTTTTCACGACATGGACAGGCGCTACGCGGCGACCGATCTGGTGGTCTGCCGGGCCGGGGCCACCACGGTGGCGGAACTGACGGCCCTGGGGAAGCCCGCTGTTTTCGTGCCCTTTCCCTTTGCCGCCGACAACCACCAGGAAAAGAACGCAAGGGCCCTTGAGGCGTCCGGCGCGGCAAGGGTGATAATTCAGAAGGACCTTTCGGGAAAGGTCTTCGCCGACACGGTGATCGAACTTTCCGAGAATCCTTCAGCCCTCAGGGAAATGGCCGAGGCCTCCAAAAGGCTCGGAAGGCCAAGGGCCGCAATGGACATAGCCGCCGACATGGCGGCCTGGATTTCCGGGCCGGAGAAGCCTCTATAG
- a CDS encoding FtsQ-type POTRA domain-containing protein yields the protein MKLWNREKPVKRNLYKKKPVPVMTPKQKLVWAAGICAVVGIMTLFGLSVVAAYDLAIQSPLFAASRVDVTGNKRLDASEILEQARIAPDANVLAINLDEARARLSAHPWIAWASVSRRLPDRLEISVREHTPMAVLFMGHKKYLMNTEGQAFKLFEEGDPEGLCEVRGLKLTDVSIKGEPMRRSAKAVVDFLNLMQAVGFPIPPASVTGLYADPDVGLSVTAFDPPITVFMGWDHYDEKAARLKRVVYELGREKGLAAKSIDLSKDDRIVVRPVPEAAQIRKKARKEA from the coding sequence ATGAAGCTCTGGAACAGAGAAAAGCCCGTAAAGAGGAATCTTTACAAGAAAAAGCCAGTCCCCGTCATGACCCCGAAACAGAAGCTGGTCTGGGCGGCGGGTATTTGCGCGGTGGTGGGGATAATGACCCTTTTCGGCCTTTCGGTGGTGGCGGCCTATGATCTGGCCATTCAAAGCCCGCTCTTCGCCGCTTCCAGGGTTGACGTAACCGGAAACAAGCGCCTGGACGCCAGCGAAATCCTCGAACAGGCCCGGATAGCCCCTGACGCCAACGTGCTTGCAATAAACCTGGACGAAGCCAGGGCGCGTCTTAGCGCCCATCCCTGGATAGCCTGGGCCTCGGTTTCGAGAAGGCTTCCCGACCGCCTGGAAATAAGCGTCCGCGAGCATACCCCCATGGCGGTTCTTTTCATGGGGCACAAAAAATACCTCATGAACACCGAGGGGCAGGCGTTCAAGCTCTTCGAGGAGGGGGACCCCGAAGGTCTCTGCGAGGTCAGGGGCCTTAAGCTCACCGATGTGTCCATAAAGGGCGAGCCCATGAGAAGGTCGGCAAAGGCGGTGGTGGACTTTCTGAACCTTATGCAGGCGGTGGGTTTCCCCATTCCGCCAGCCTCCGTGACCGGCCTTTATGCCGACCCCGACGTCGGCCTTTCAGTCACTGCCTTTGATCCGCCGATCACGGTTTTCATGGGATGGGACCATTACGATGAAAAAGCCGCCCGCCTGAAAAGGGTGGTTTACGAGCTTGGCAGGGAAAAGGGTCTGGCGGCCAAGTCCATCGACCTTTCCAAGGACGACCGCATAGTGGTCCGGCCCGTGCCCGAAGCCGCGCAAATCCGAAAAAAAGCCCGCAAGGAGGCATGA
- the murB gene encoding UDP-N-acetylmuramate dehydrogenase has product MAIPGDFRDWLSERFGPCARFGEPMSRHTSLGVGGPAEAWISVPDLPGLIELVSKMRQAGLSWRITGRGTNLWVRDEGLSGVVMTLGKGFTGIGLIGEDSGLILVRAGAGASLSALCRFAIKHGFSGMNFAVGIPGSVGGAVSGNAGTAAGCVADRITGLEIITPDAAPRRIDRNDLDFSYRSLARAAEFFGSPERPSIITGAIFALKPGNGDEIAAEAEALAARRKASQPWGVKSAGCFFKNPKGASAGQLIDKAGLKGLRVNDALVSPVHANFLVNAGHASSSDFLALVEMVKGEVKKTFGVELELEVITPGD; this is encoded by the coding sequence GTGGCGATACCCGGCGACTTCCGCGACTGGCTCTCGGAGCGATTCGGGCCTTGCGCCCGATTCGGCGAGCCCATGAGCCGCCACACGAGCCTTGGCGTGGGAGGCCCTGCGGAAGCCTGGATTTCGGTGCCGGACCTTCCGGGACTTATCGAGCTTGTTTCAAAAATGCGGCAGGCGGGCCTTTCCTGGCGCATAACCGGCAGGGGCACCAACCTCTGGGTGAGGGACGAGGGGCTTTCCGGGGTGGTGATGACCCTGGGAAAGGGCTTCACCGGCATCGGCCTTATCGGCGAAGACAGCGGCCTAATCCTGGTTAGGGCCGGGGCCGGGGCCTCACTTTCGGCCCTTTGCCGCTTCGCCATAAAGCACGGCTTTTCCGGTATGAACTTCGCGGTGGGCATACCCGGATCGGTGGGCGGGGCGGTTTCCGGAAACGCCGGAACAGCGGCGGGCTGCGTGGCGGACAGGATCACGGGCCTCGAAATCATTACGCCTGACGCCGCCCCAAGGCGCATTGACAGGAATGACCTCGATTTTTCGTACAGAAGCCTTGCCCGCGCAGCCGAATTCTTCGGCTCCCCCGAAAGGCCCTCCATCATAACCGGGGCCATTTTCGCCCTTAAGCCCGGAAACGGCGATGAAATCGCAGCCGAGGCCGAGGCCCTGGCGGCCCGGAGAAAGGCCAGCCAGCCCTGGGGAGTGAAAAGCGCGGGCTGCTTTTTCAAAAATCCGAAAGGCGCGAGCGCGGGCCAGCTTATAGACAAGGCGGGCCTGAAGGGCCTTCGGGTGAATGATGCCCTGGTGTCGCCCGTTCACGCGAACTTTCTGGTCAACGCGGGCCACGCCTCGTCATCGGATTTTCTGGCCCTGGTGGAGATGGTCAAAGGCGAGGTGAAAAAAACCTTCGGAGTTGAACTGGAACTTGAAGTGATCACGCCCGGCGACTGA
- a CDS encoding phospho-N-acetylmuramoyl-pentapeptide-transferase, with protein MFYYLHLLASDVSFFRVFQYITFRTIYATVTALVISFLLGPYTIRLLRRLKAGQPIRLDGPESHYDKKNTPTMGGVLILIALIPATLLWADLASIHVWVVLSVTIGSGLVGFVDDYKKVSKKDPKGLPGKQKLLFQSLVAAAACTALVTHPGFDTHLNVPFFKAFRPDLGWLYVLFGMLVIVGASNAVNLTDGLDGLAIVPVAVTAGTYLLFAYVAGNIKFATYLQVPHVTGAGEVAVFCGALVGASLGFLWYNCHPAQMFMGDVGSLALGGALGSVAVTTKQELTLVIVGGLFVAEAVSVMIQTGWFKYTRIRFGTGRRIFRMAPMHHHFEKMGWPETKVTVRFWIIAVLLALLSLSTLKLR; from the coding sequence ATGTTTTACTACCTTCATCTGCTGGCGTCGGATGTATCGTTTTTCAGGGTATTTCAATATATTACGTTTCGTACCATATATGCAACAGTCACTGCTCTCGTCATCTCCTTCCTGCTCGGCCCTTACACCATAAGGCTTCTGCGCCGCCTGAAGGCAGGGCAGCCCATAAGGCTCGACGGCCCCGAATCCCATTACGACAAGAAAAACACCCCCACCATGGGCGGGGTTCTCATTCTCATAGCCCTGATTCCGGCCACCCTTTTATGGGCTGACCTGGCCAGCATCCACGTCTGGGTGGTGCTTTCGGTCACCATAGGAAGCGGCCTTGTGGGCTTCGTGGACGACTACAAAAAGGTGAGCAAAAAAGACCCCAAGGGCCTTCCCGGAAAACAGAAGCTCCTGTTCCAGTCTTTGGTGGCAGCCGCCGCCTGCACGGCCCTTGTAACGCACCCCGGTTTCGACACGCATCTCAACGTCCCGTTTTTCAAGGCCTTCCGCCCGGACCTCGGATGGCTCTACGTGCTGTTCGGAATGCTGGTGATAGTGGGTGCGTCCAATGCGGTAAACCTGACCGACGGCCTCGACGGCCTGGCCATCGTGCCAGTCGCCGTAACTGCGGGCACCTATCTATTATTCGCCTACGTTGCGGGCAACATCAAGTTCGCCACCTATCTCCAGGTTCCCCACGTTACCGGGGCGGGCGAAGTGGCTGTTTTCTGCGGGGCCCTCGTGGGGGCCTCCCTGGGCTTTCTCTGGTACAACTGCCATCCTGCGCAGATGTTCATGGGCGACGTCGGCTCACTGGCCCTGGGCGGGGCCCTGGGGAGCGTCGCAGTCACCACAAAGCAGGAACTCACCCTGGTGATCGTAGGGGGCCTCTTTGTTGCCGAAGCCGTTAGCGTAATGATTCAGACCGGGTGGTTCAAATATACCAGAATCCGTTTCGGAACGGGTAGAAGAATTTTTAGAATGGCCCCCATGCATCATCATTTCGAAAAAATGGGCTGGCCCGAAACCAAGGTTACGGTCCGCTTCTGGATCATAGCCGTTCTTTTGGCGCTTCTGTCCCTCAGCACCCTGAAATTGAGGTAA
- the ftsW gene encoding putative lipid II flippase FtsW codes for MRGKGGATGKRVSTRGLDVALVVGVMGLAGIGLAMVYSASTAWALKMHGAETYFIKRQIVYFLAGITAFYVAYRIPYQIYRSLAYPLLALTGLLLILVHVPGIGHSAGGATRWIKLPGMMFQPSELARIAIVVYYAYSMTKKQKVMQNFYLGILPHILVTGLLCGLLLTQPDFGSSVLLVGVSGLMLFIGGARTSTLLFMGSYAFVLGLSLIMGSEYRSERFLAFLNPWLYENDQGYQICHSLMAFGTGGVNGSGFGDSIQKLLYLPEPHTDFIFSIIGEEAGLRGVVFVVGLYGLVLWRGIDISRRSNTMFGSYLAMGITAGIGMQAFVNMGVAMSLLPAKGLTLPFLSYGGSSLLLNMAAVGILCNIGAKRRPRLAAAKSPSRAEANSRIGRMPWPSPAM; via the coding sequence ATGAGAGGCAAGGGCGGGGCGACAGGAAAAAGGGTATCCACCAGGGGTCTGGACGTGGCTCTCGTGGTGGGGGTAATGGGCCTGGCGGGAATCGGCCTGGCGATGGTCTACAGCGCAAGCACTGCTTGGGCTCTTAAAATGCACGGCGCGGAAACATATTTCATAAAAAGGCAGATAGTCTACTTTCTTGCAGGAATTACGGCTTTCTACGTGGCCTACAGGATTCCCTACCAGATATACCGGAGCCTGGCCTACCCTCTTCTGGCCCTTACGGGCCTGCTTCTGATTTTGGTGCATGTTCCGGGCATAGGGCACTCCGCAGGCGGCGCGACCAGATGGATAAAGCTTCCGGGAATGATGTTCCAGCCTTCTGAACTGGCCCGTATAGCGATAGTGGTCTACTACGCCTATTCCATGACCAAGAAGCAGAAGGTGATGCAGAATTTCTACCTGGGAATCCTGCCCCACATCCTGGTCACGGGCCTTTTGTGCGGGCTTTTGCTCACACAGCCCGACTTCGGCTCCTCGGTTCTTCTTGTGGGCGTAAGCGGCCTGATGCTCTTCATCGGCGGGGCAAGGACCTCCACCCTTTTGTTCATGGGAAGCTACGCCTTTGTCCTGGGCCTGTCCCTCATCATGGGCTCCGAGTACAGGTCTGAAAGGTTTCTGGCCTTTCTGAATCCCTGGCTCTACGAAAACGACCAGGGCTACCAGATATGCCACTCCCTCATGGCCTTCGGCACGGGCGGGGTCAACGGGTCCGGGTTCGGCGACAGCATCCAGAAGCTGCTTTACCTTCCGGAACCCCACACGGATTTCATTTTCTCAATAATCGGCGAAGAGGCTGGTTTGAGGGGCGTCGTATTCGTGGTGGGCCTCTACGGGCTGGTCCTGTGGAGGGGCATCGATATCTCCCGCAGGTCGAACACCATGTTCGGCTCTTACCTGGCCATGGGCATAACCGCCGGAATCGGGATGCAGGCTTTTGTAAACATGGGCGTCGCCATGAGCCTTCTTCCGGCCAAGGGGCTCACCCTGCCCTTTTTGAGCTACGGCGGAAGCTCGCTTCTTCTGAACATGGCGGCAGTGGGCATTCTCTGCAACATAGGCGCAAAACGCCGCCCCAGGCTGGCGGCGGCAAAATCGCCATCAAGGGCCGAGGCGAACAGCCGCATCGGGAGAATGCCGTGGCCAAGCCCAGCCATGTAG
- the ftsA gene encoding cell division protein FtsA — protein MGREPELVAGLDIGTTKICAVVGEVSSSGVNIVGIGCHPSVGLHKGVVVNIEATVESIQRAVDEAEKMSGCEISNVYAGIAGGHIKGFNSHGVVPIKGKTITQTDVDRVIEAARAVSIPMDREMLHVLPQEYILDGLGGIKNPVGMTGVRLEARIHIVTGAVASAHNIIKCATKAGLDVIDIVLEPIASSEAVLMPDEMEVGTALIDIGGGTTDLAIFANSHIKHTFVLALGGNNLTNDIAIGLRTPIADAEMLKKKYGSCASSKISKEEIIEIPGVGGRTARRLQRQILGEILEPRVEEMFALVQQEIIRARMQHYMAGGLVLTGGAALLDGMTEAAERVFNVPARIGKPHGITGYVDAVNNPMYATGVGLVLYGARRQTPTQFRIRDKNLFERVISRMKRWFKDAM, from the coding sequence ATGGGCAGGGAACCTGAACTGGTGGCAGGGCTCGACATCGGCACCACCAAAATATGTGCGGTGGTGGGCGAAGTCTCAAGCTCCGGGGTGAACATAGTGGGCATAGGCTGCCATCCCTCGGTGGGCCTTCACAAGGGCGTGGTGGTCAACATCGAGGCCACGGTGGAATCCATTCAAAGGGCCGTGGACGAGGCCGAGAAGATGAGCGGCTGCGAAATCTCCAACGTTTACGCTGGGATAGCGGGCGGCCACATCAAGGGATTCAACAGCCACGGCGTGGTGCCAATAAAGGGCAAGACCATCACCCAGACCGACGTGGACCGGGTGATCGAGGCCGCGCGGGCGGTATCCATTCCCATGGACCGGGAGATGCTCCACGTCCTGCCCCAGGAATACATCCTGGACGGCCTTGGGGGGATCAAGAACCCGGTGGGCATGACTGGCGTTCGCCTGGAGGCCCGCATCCACATCGTAACCGGCGCGGTGGCCTCGGCCCACAACATCATAAAGTGCGCCACCAAGGCCGGGCTGGACGTCATCGACATAGTGCTTGAGCCCATCGCCTCCTCCGAGGCGGTTCTCATGCCCGATGAAATGGAAGTGGGCACAGCCCTTATCGATATCGGCGGCGGCACCACAGATCTGGCCATTTTCGCCAACTCCCACATAAAGCACACCTTCGTGCTGGCCCTGGGCGGAAACAACCTTACCAACGACATAGCGATCGGCCTTCGCACCCCCATAGCGGACGCCGAAATGCTGAAGAAAAAATACGGTTCATGCGCAAGCTCCAAGATAAGCAAAGAGGAAATAATAGAGATACCCGGAGTGGGCGGGCGCACCGCCCGGAGGCTCCAGCGCCAGATACTGGGGGAAATCCTGGAGCCGCGCGTTGAGGAGATGTTCGCCCTGGTTCAGCAGGAAATCATCAGGGCCAGGATGCAGCATTACATGGCGGGCGGGCTGGTCTTAACCGGCGGCGCGGCCCTTCTGGACGGCATGACCGAGGCCGCCGAAAGGGTCTTCAACGTGCCCGCGCGCATAGGAAAGCCTCACGGGATCACCGGTTACGTGGATGCGGTGAACAACCCCATGTACGCCACGGGAGTGGGCCTGGTGCTTTACGGGGCGCGCCGGCAGACCCCCACCCAGTTTCGGATCAGGGACAAGAACCTTTTCGAGCGCGTCATTTCGCGCATGAAGCGCTGGTTCAAGGATGCGATGTGA